The Novosphingobium resinovorum nucleotide sequence CGGATGTCGCAGGCGTGAGCATGGACCGCGCCGCCGGTCGCCGCCGAAATCTGCGCCGCCGTTTCGTCTAGCAGCGCCTGGCGACGGCCGCAGATATGCACCACGGCGCCGCGCGCGCTGAGGCTACGGGCGATCTCCCGGCCAAGGCCGCTGCCGCCACCGGTCACCAGAATGGCCTTTCCGGCCAGCACGTCCTGTTTGAAGATGTCCAAGTCCTGCTCCCTTGGCCGGGTGCTGCCCTGACGGGTGCCAAATCGCCCTTGCCACTAATTGTGAACCTGTTTACAAAATGATTCGTCGCTGTCAAGAAGGCTGCGACGATAGGCCGCTGCGAAAGCAGCGGCAGAGCCGAAAAATGATCTTGCGGAGGATAGGGTGCAGATCGGTATAACCGCGATGGGCGCATACTTGCCCGCGCTGCGCGTCGACCGCAAGGCGATCGCCCGCGAATATTCCTGGAGTGGCCTCGGCATGCCGCGCGGCGGTTTCCGCGCGCTGGCTGGCTGGGACGAGGACAGCCTGACCATGGCTGTAGAAGCGGCGCGGGGTCTGGTGCGGACCGCGCCCGAAAGTCTGCGGATCGCCTCGACCTCGGCCTATTACACGGAGCGTTCGCAAAGCGCGATCGCGCTCGATGCGCTGGCCCTGCCGCGCACGGTGCGCACCGTGGACTTCGGCAATTCGCGGCGGGCAGCGACGACTGCCATGCTCGATGCGCTGCTGGGTACGGGTGACCAGATCGTCGTCGCCTCGGAAAAGCGGCTGACGCAGGCGGGCAGCGCGGCGCAGCTCGCCTATGGCGACGGCGCCGCCGCGGTGCGCATCGGCGAGGGCGGCGGCGCGCGGCTGGCGGGTTTCGCCAGCGTGACGCACGATCTGGTCGATCGCTATGCCTCGCAGGATCACCCCACGCCTTATGCCTACGAGGAACGCTTCGTACGCGACGTGGCGGTGGCCGAACTGATCGTTCCCGCCATCCGCGACGCCTGCGAGGAAGCGGGGATCGAGCCGGGCCATCTGACGCATGTCGCGGTGGCCGAGCCGGTCGGCGGGACATGGGCCGCTGCGGCGCGGCAGTTGAAGGTCGCTGCGCCCAATCATTGTCAATCGGTTTCCGATGCGGCGGGCGATCTGGGCACGGCGATGCCGCTCTACGGCCTCGGCCTTGCGTTGGCGGCGGCGGCAGTGGGCGATTACGTGCTGGTCGTCGGGTTTGGCAGCGGCGTCGATGCTCTGGTCTTCGAAGTGACCGGCGAAGTCGAGGGCGTGGCCGGGTTCGCCGAGGTTCTCACGCAGGGCTTTCGCCTGACTTCTCCCACGCGCTTCCTCAATCTTTCGGGTGCGCTGTCGCTCGACTGGGGGATGCGCGCGGAATTCCAGCAGAAATCGCAGGCCACCGTGCTGGAGCGCGTCGGCCGCGACACCATCGGCTTCATCGGCGGGCGCGACAGTGGGGGCAACGTCCAGTTCCCCAAGAGCGCCTATCCGGTCAACCCGGCTCTGTCCGAGCCCGAAGTTCTGGAGGACGTGCGCCTTGCCGATCTGGAGGCGAAGATCGTCTCGATCACGGCGGACCGGCTGAACTTCACCCCTGATCCGCCGTTCGACTTTGGTCTCGTCCAGTTCGACAACGGCGCGCGGGTGCTGATGGAGATGGTCGACCGGCCCGAGCAGGGCTTTGCGGTGGGGGACCGCGTCCGCATGCGGCTGCGCATCAAGTCGCAGAACCGCGAGCTGGGCACCCGCACCTATTTCTGGAAAGCGGCGCCGCGCGCGCGCCCGACGTTGGGAGACGCCTGATGGCGAGCGGATTCAGGGACAAGGTCGCCATCGTCGGCATGGGTTGCAGCCGTTTCGGCGAACGCTGGGAGCTTGGCGCTGACGGGCTGATGGTCGAGGCGTTCGGCGAGGCGCTGGCGGATGCCGGTATCGCGCGCGAGCAGATCGAGGCGGCGTGGGTCGGCAATGCGCTCGACGACATCAACGTCGGCAATTCCGCGCTGCCCGCCGCCCATGCGCTGCGCCTGCAGCGGGTGCCGGTCACGCGGGTGGAGAACATGTGCGCCACCGGGACCGAGGCGCTGCGCGGCGCGGCTTATGCCGTGGCTTCGGGCGCGGTGGACATCGCGCTGGCCATCGGCGTGGAGAAGCTCAAGGACACCGGCTACGGCGGGTTGCCGCTCAAGACCAAGGGCGTGCAGAACGACTTGTGGATGCCTTACGGCTCCGCGCCGGGCACGTTCGCGCAGCTGGCGGGCGCTTATGCAGCGCGGCACGGGATCGACGCGGGCGACCTCAAGCGGGCGATGGCGCATGTCTCGTGGAAGAGCCACCAGAACGGCGTCCACAGCCCCAAGGCGCACATGCGCAAGGCGGTGGAGATGGACAAGATCCTGAACGCGCCGATGATCGCCGATCCGCTCGGCCTGTTCGACTGCTGCGGCGTGTCGGATGGTGCAGCCTGCGCCATCGTTACCACGCCCGACATCGCGCGCGGGCTGGGCAAGGTCAACCCCGTCACGATCAAGGCGATCCAGCTCAGCGCCAGCAACGGCTGGGAGATGCAGTACGGCGAATGGGACGGCGCGCATGTGCCCAATACCCGCGTCGCGTCGCGCAAGGCCTATGCCGAGGCGGGCATCCAAGACCCGAAGCAGAGCATCGACATGACCGAGGTGCACGACTGCTTCTCGATCACCGAACTGGTCATCATGGAAGACCTCGGCCTGTCGGATGAGGGCCGCGCGCCTGCCGACATCCTCGATGGCCGGTACGACCGCGACGGCGCGATTCCGTGCCAGCTCGACGGGGGGCTCAAGTGCTTCGGCCACCCGGTCGGCGCCTCGGGCCTGCGCATGGCCTACGAGGTCTACAACCAGCTTCAGGGCCGGGCGGGCGATCGCCAGCGCGGCAAGGTCGATTTCGGCCTGACGCACAATCTGGGCGGCGCACCGTTCAACAGCGTTGCCGCCGTGGCGATCCTCGGCCGCCTGAACTGACAAGATAATAGGGAGACGATACGATGGCAGGCCTCTGGTTCGAGGAGTTCGAGGTCGGGCAGGTGATCCGGCACGAGATCCGCAAGACCGTGCTGGAATACGAGAACATGCTGTTCTCGTCGCTGACCTTCAATCCGGCCCAGCTTCATGTCGATCACGACTATGCGGCGCAGACCGAATTCGGCAGGCCGCTCATGAACTCGATCTTCACGCTGGGGCTGGTGATCGGCCTGTCGGTGCAGGATACGACGCTGGGCACCACGGTCGCCAACCTCGGCATGACCGATACGGTGTTTCCGAACCCGGTCTTCTCCGGCGATACCATCCGCTCGGAAACGCATGTGCTGGAGGTGCGCGCCAGCAAGTCTCGCCCGACGCAGGGCATCGTCCTGTTCGAGCACATCGGCCTCAACCAGAACGACCAGATCGTCTGCCGCACCAAGCGCAATGCACTGATGCTGAGGAAGCCGGCGTGAGGCTGCGCTCGCTTCTCTTCGTGCCGGGCGACAGCGAGAAAAAGTTCGCAAAAGCCTCGCAGACAGCGGCGGACGTGCTGATCCTCGATCTCGAGGACTCGGTTGCTCCGGCGGTGAAGCCCGAGGCGCGCGGCATCGTCGCGGGCTGGCTCGACCGCGCGGGCGAGGTCGGCGCTGCGCTGTTCGTGCGGCCCAATCCGCTCGACAGCGGGCTGATCGACGACGACCTTGCCGCCGTGGTGCGCCCTGGCCTTGCGGGGCTGCTGGTTCCCAAGGCCAATGGCGCCGAGGACATCGCTGAAATCGCCCGCAAGCTGGACCGGCTCGAGGCCGAGGCGGGCATGGCGGTGGGCACGGTGAAGATCGCCGTCGTCTCCACCGAGACGCCGCTGGCGATGTTCAACCTGCAGTCCTACACGCCGCCGCACCCGCGCCTCGTCGGCCTGACCTGGGGGGCGGAAGACCTTGGCGCCGCCATCGGCGCGACGGACAACAAGGAGCCCGACGGCTCCTGGACCTTCCCCTATCAGGTTGCCCGCGCGCAGTGCCTGTTCGCCTCGGCCTCGGCCGGGGTCGTGCCGATCGACACGCTCTACGCCAACTTCCGCGATCCCGAGGGGCTGGAAGTGGACTGCCGCAAGGCCCGGCGCGACGGGTTCCTCGGCCGCATCGCCATCCACCCCGATCAGGTCGACACGATCAACCGCTGCTTCAGCCCGTCTGAGGAGGAAGTGGCCCATGCCCGCCGCATCGTCGATGCCTTCGCCGCCAATCCCGAACTCGGTACGATCGGCATCGACGGAAAGATGTTCGACATTCCCCACCTCAAGGCCGCGCACAAGACGCTGGCCGCAGCAGGAGAAGATGGATGAGCGGTTTCGCGCGCGGCGCCAGCCTTGCGATCGTGGTCGGCCTGACCGCGTTCCTTCTCTATGCCTTCGCGACCGGCGAGGTCATCCCGGACCAGCTCCACGTGTGGTCGGTGGTCTGGGGCCTCTACGTCTGGGCCGATGCCTATTCCGGCTTCCTGCTCTTCTCGCTCATCATCTACGCCTACGAGCGCAACCTGACGCTTGTGGTCGTGCTGTTCATCGTCACCTGCTGCACCGGCAACATGGTCAACGCCGCCTGGCTTCTGTGGCGCGGGCCCGACCTGCTGCGCCGCATCCAGTCCCATTCAACGAGGATTTCGTCATGAGTGCACTCCGTCCCCTTCCGACCGAGGAAGATCTCGAAGCCATCCGCGAAGGCGTGCGCGCGGTCTGCAAGCCGTTCGACGACGAATACTGGCTTGCCCGCGACGACGACGGCAAGTTCCCGCGCGAATTCCACCGCGCCATGGCCGAAAGCGGCTGGCTGGGCATCACCATGCCCGAGGAATACGGCGGCTCCGGCCTCGGCGTGACCGAGGCGATGACGATGATCCGCGAGGTCGCCTCTTGCGGCGGCGGGTTCGCCGCGTCCTCGACGATCCATATCAACCTGTTCGGGCCGCACCCGATCGTGGTCAAGGGCACCGAGGAGCAGAAGGCCCGCTGGGTGCCGCGCCTTGTCTCGGGCGAGGACCAGGTGTGCTTCGGCTTCACCGAGCCAGACGCCGGCCTCAATACCACGCGGATCAAGACATTCGCCGAGAAGGTGCCCGGCGGCTACCGGGTCAACGGCCAGAAGGTCTGGACCTCGACCGCGCAGGTCGCGAACAAGATCATGCTGCTGACCCGCACCACCAAGTTCGAGGACGTGACCAAGCCGACGGACGGCATCACCATCTTCTACACCGACCTCGACCGCAGCAAGATCGATGTCCACCTGATCCCCAAGATGGGCCGCAAGGCGGTGGATTCGAACGCGATCTTCATCGAGGATCTGTTCATCCCCGACGAGGACCGCATCGGCGAGGAAGGCAAGGGCTTCGGCTATATCCTCCACTCGCTAAACCCCGAGCGCATCCTGATCGCCGCCGCCGCCACCGGCATCGGTTCCGACGCACTGCGCCGGGGCGTGAACTATGCCAAGGAGCGCGTGGTTTTCGACCGGCCGATCGGCCAGAACCAGGGTATCCAGCACCCGCTCGCGGAAAAGTGGATGTATCTGCAAAGCGCCTGGCTGATGGTCGAGAAGGCCGCGCGCCTCTACGACAGCGGCCTGCCCTGCGGAGCCGAGGCCAATTCCGCCAAGTTCCTTGCCGCCCGCGCCTGTCATGACGCGGCGTGGCAATCGGTCGCGACGCATGGCGGCTTTGGCTATGCCAAGGAATACCATGTCGAGCGACTGTACCGCGAGGCCGCGCTGACGCGCCTCGCGCCGATCACCGAGCAGCTCATCATGAGCTTCATCGCCGAGAAGGTCCTCGACCTTCCCAAGAGCTACTGAGGATACGACAATGGGAATGATGGAAGGCAAGGCCGTGCTCGTCACCGGCGCCGGTCGCGGCGTCGGTCGCGGCATCGCGCTGGCCATGGCGAAGGCGGGTGCTGCGGTTGTCGTCAACGACCTTGGCGTGGCGCTGACCGGCGAGGGCGAGGAGAGCGCTTCGCCCGCCGAGCAGGTGGTCGAGGAAATCCGTGCGCTGGGCGGGCAGGCGGTCGCCAACCACGACAGCGTCGCCGAATGGGACGGGGCGCAGGCGATGGTCCAGGCCGCGATCGACAGCTTCGGCCGGATCGACGCGGTGGTGAACAACGCGGGCAACTTGCGCGACGTGATCTTCCACAAGATGGAGCCGGAGGACTTCCGCGCGGTGATCGACGTGCACCTCATGGGCAGTTTCCACACCAGCCGCGCCGCCGCGCCGTTCTTCAAGGATCAGGGCTCGGGCGCTTTCGTGCACATGACCTCCTCGACCGGGCTCGTCGGCAACTTCGGGCAGGCGAACTATGCGGCGGCCAAGCTGGGCATCGTCGGCATGTCCAAGTGCATCGCGATCGACATGCAGCGCTTCGGCGTGCGCTCCAACGCCGTCGCGCCCTGGGCGTGGACGCGCATGGTCAGCTCGATTCCGACCGACACACCCGAGCAGCAGAAGCGCGTCGAGGGCCTCAAGAAGCTGGACGCCGACAAGATCGGGCCGTTCTGTGCAGCGCTGTGCAGCGATGGCGGCAAGGACGTGACGGGACAGGTCTTCGGCGTGCGCAACAACGAGATCTACCTGTTCTCGCAGTCGCGCCCGATCCGCACCGCCCACACCGCCGAGGGCTGGACGCCCGAGACGATCACCGAGCGCGTGTTCCCGCAGTTCGCCAATGACTTCTACCCGCTTCACCGTTCGGGCGACGTGTTCACCTGGGACCCGGTGTGACCATGATCCGGCCCGACGCGATCCGGGACTACGGCTTCGGCGTGCGCACGCAGTCCTATGCCGAGCGTGACGCGATCCTTTATGCGCTGGGCGTCGGGCTGGGGCACGATCCGTGCGACGCGGGCGACCTCGCGTTTCTCGATGAACGATCGCTGCGGGTTCTGCCGACTTATGGTGTGACGCTGTGTTCGCCCGGCATGTGGATTCGCGAGCCGGCGCTCGGGGTCGATTTCGGCAAGCTGGTGCATTCCGCGCAGGCAGCCGAGTTCTTCGAGCCGCTGCCCCCCCGCGCCACGGTGACAGGGACGGCGAGCGTGGTCTCGCTGACCGACCGGGGTGAGGGGCGCGGCGCGGTGCTGGTGCTGGAGCGCGAGATCAGCAATGCCGATACCGACGCCGTCCATTGCCGCCTGCGCCAGACCCTGCTGCTGCGTGGCGACGGCGGTTTCGGCGGCCCCGAAGCCCCGCGCGAGGCGAAGTTCGAGCCGGTCGGCGCTCCCGATGCGGTCGGGCACTACGGAATCTCGCCGCGCGCGGCGCTGATCTATCGCCTGTCGGGGGACTGGAACCCGCTGCATCTCGATCCGGGCTTCGCGGCGAAGGCCGGTTTCCCGCGCCCGATCCTGCATGGGCTGGCGAGCTATGCCGTCGCCGGCGTGGCGGTCTCGCGCGCGTTGGGGCGCGATCCGGGGGCGGTGGGGGCGCTGGCCTGCAAGTTCTCGGGCGTTGTCATGCCCGGGGACGAAGTCACATTCGAGATATGGAAGGACGGCGATGCCTCGGCGCGGTTCCGCGCGTTGGTGGGGGATCGCAAGGTGCTGGATGACGGCGCGATAACATGGAAGCGATAGAACGATGAACAGGGAAGAGATCGCCGCCCTCAAGGGCAGACTGCGCATTCCGGTGATGGCGGGGCCGATGTTCATCGCCTCCACCGCGGACCTCGTGATCGCGCAGTGCAAGGCCGGGATCATCGGCTCGATGCCCGCATTGAACCCGCGCACGACCGAGGCGCTCGATGCCGACATCGGCCGGATCAAGGCCGAAGTGGGCGACGCGCCTTATGCGATCAACCTCGTCGCCCATGCCTCGAATTCGCGGCTGGAGCCGGATCTGGAGGTGGTGCTGCGCCACAAGGTGCCGATCGTGGTGCTGGCGCTGGCGGCCAACCCCGACCTCGTGCGGCGGCTTCAGGACAACGGCGCGCTGGTGTTCCAGGACGTCGTGCGCAACCGCCACGCGCAGAAGGCAGCACAGATGGGCGTGGACGGGATCATAGCTGTCGGTGCCGGTGCAGGTGGGCACACCGGCAATATCTCGCCTTTCGCGCTGGTGCAGGAAATCCGCGAGTGGTGGGACGGGCTGCTGATCCTCTCGGGCTGCATCGCCAACGGCCGCTCGGTGCTGGCGGCCGAGGCGATGGGGGCCGACCTCGCTTATGTCGGCTCGGCTTTCCTTGCGTCGGAAGAGGCCAACACGCAGGCCGGTTTCAAGCAGATGATCGTCGACTGCGCGGCCGACGACATCCTCGTCAGCGACTCGTTCACCGGCGTGAAGGCGACGTTCCTGCGCCCCTCGATCGTCGAGAACGGGCTGGATCCGGACAACCTCGTGCGCGCGGCGGGCAAGGCGATCAACATCGACGGCGGCGGCGACAACGCCAAGGCGTGGAAGGAAATCTGGAGCGCCGGGCAGGGCATCGGCGCGGTCAAGGTCGCGGGGCCTGCGGGGGAATGGATCGGTACGCTGGTGGACGAATACGCCGAGGCGCGCCGCTGGCTGGCAGACGCAGGCTGACATGAAAAGGGCGCGGGAGAGTTTGCCTCCCGCGCCTTCTTTGTCAGTCGACTGGTGCCGTTACGGTGAGATGAGCGGGCTGCCAGATGTCGATGCGCGGTTCCGCAACGAGCAGCTTGGACAAGTCCGTGAACAGCCCTGAGACGATGCGGGACTGCAGGTAGGTCTGATAGGCCAGCGCACTGTGCCATTGCTCGGAAAGGATGAGTCTGTCGGCGTCCTCATGATGGCGATGGGCACTGATGGCGACGAAGCCGTCGGTCCTGCGCGTCTCTTCGAGAATGCCGGGCAGTTGCGTCAGGAACGTCTCCATCGTGCCCGGTGCGAAATGGAGTTCGAGGGTGACGAATACAGGGTGCATGCGATC carries:
- a CDS encoding OB-fold domain-containing protein yields the protein MQIGITAMGAYLPALRVDRKAIAREYSWSGLGMPRGGFRALAGWDEDSLTMAVEAARGLVRTAPESLRIASTSAYYTERSQSAIALDALALPRTVRTVDFGNSRRAATTAMLDALLGTGDQIVVASEKRLTQAGSAAQLAYGDGAAAVRIGEGGGARLAGFASVTHDLVDRYASQDHPTPYAYEERFVRDVAVAELIVPAIRDACEEAGIEPGHLTHVAVAEPVGGTWAAAARQLKVAAPNHCQSVSDAAGDLGTAMPLYGLGLALAAAAVGDYVLVVGFGSGVDALVFEVTGEVEGVAGFAEVLTQGFRLTSPTRFLNLSGALSLDWGMRAEFQQKSQATVLERVGRDTIGFIGGRDSGGNVQFPKSAYPVNPALSEPEVLEDVRLADLEAKIVSITADRLNFTPDPPFDFGLVQFDNGARVLMEMVDRPEQGFAVGDRVRMRLRIKSQNRELGTRTYFWKAAPRARPTLGDA
- a CDS encoding acetyl-CoA acetyltransferase, whose protein sequence is MASGFRDKVAIVGMGCSRFGERWELGADGLMVEAFGEALADAGIAREQIEAAWVGNALDDINVGNSALPAAHALRLQRVPVTRVENMCATGTEALRGAAYAVASGAVDIALAIGVEKLKDTGYGGLPLKTKGVQNDLWMPYGSAPGTFAQLAGAYAARHGIDAGDLKRAMAHVSWKSHQNGVHSPKAHMRKAVEMDKILNAPMIADPLGLFDCCGVSDGAACAIVTTPDIARGLGKVNPVTIKAIQLSASNGWEMQYGEWDGAHVPNTRVASRKAYAEAGIQDPKQSIDMTEVHDCFSITELVIMEDLGLSDEGRAPADILDGRYDRDGAIPCQLDGGLKCFGHPVGASGLRMAYEVYNQLQGRAGDRQRGKVDFGLTHNLGGAPFNSVAAVAILGRLN
- a CDS encoding MaoC family dehydratase, coding for MAGLWFEEFEVGQVIRHEIRKTVLEYENMLFSSLTFNPAQLHVDHDYAAQTEFGRPLMNSIFTLGLVIGLSVQDTTLGTTVANLGMTDTVFPNPVFSGDTIRSETHVLEVRASKSRPTQGIVLFEHIGLNQNDQIVCRTKRNALMLRKPA
- a CDS encoding HpcH/HpaI aldolase/citrate lyase family protein, whose protein sequence is MRLRSLLFVPGDSEKKFAKASQTAADVLILDLEDSVAPAVKPEARGIVAGWLDRAGEVGAALFVRPNPLDSGLIDDDLAAVVRPGLAGLLVPKANGAEDIAEIARKLDRLEAEAGMAVGTVKIAVVSTETPLAMFNLQSYTPPHPRLVGLTWGAEDLGAAIGATDNKEPDGSWTFPYQVARAQCLFASASAGVVPIDTLYANFRDPEGLEVDCRKARRDGFLGRIAIHPDQVDTINRCFSPSEEEVAHARRIVDAFAANPELGTIGIDGKMFDIPHLKAAHKTLAAAGEDG
- a CDS encoding acyl-CoA dehydrogenase family protein; this encodes MSALRPLPTEEDLEAIREGVRAVCKPFDDEYWLARDDDGKFPREFHRAMAESGWLGITMPEEYGGSGLGVTEAMTMIREVASCGGGFAASSTIHINLFGPHPIVVKGTEEQKARWVPRLVSGEDQVCFGFTEPDAGLNTTRIKTFAEKVPGGYRVNGQKVWTSTAQVANKIMLLTRTTKFEDVTKPTDGITIFYTDLDRSKIDVHLIPKMGRKAVDSNAIFIEDLFIPDEDRIGEEGKGFGYILHSLNPERILIAAAATGIGSDALRRGVNYAKERVVFDRPIGQNQGIQHPLAEKWMYLQSAWLMVEKAARLYDSGLPCGAEANSAKFLAARACHDAAWQSVATHGGFGYAKEYHVERLYREAALTRLAPITEQLIMSFIAEKVLDLPKSY
- a CDS encoding SDR family NAD(P)-dependent oxidoreductase; translated protein: MGMMEGKAVLVTGAGRGVGRGIALAMAKAGAAVVVNDLGVALTGEGEESASPAEQVVEEIRALGGQAVANHDSVAEWDGAQAMVQAAIDSFGRIDAVVNNAGNLRDVIFHKMEPEDFRAVIDVHLMGSFHTSRAAAPFFKDQGSGAFVHMTSSTGLVGNFGQANYAAAKLGIVGMSKCIAIDMQRFGVRSNAVAPWAWTRMVSSIPTDTPEQQKRVEGLKKLDADKIGPFCAALCSDGGKDVTGQVFGVRNNEIYLFSQSRPIRTAHTAEGWTPETITERVFPQFANDFYPLHRSGDVFTWDPV
- a CDS encoding MaoC/PaaZ C-terminal domain-containing protein, with product MIRPDAIRDYGFGVRTQSYAERDAILYALGVGLGHDPCDAGDLAFLDERSLRVLPTYGVTLCSPGMWIREPALGVDFGKLVHSAQAAEFFEPLPPRATVTGTASVVSLTDRGEGRGAVLVLEREISNADTDAVHCRLRQTLLLRGDGGFGGPEAPREAKFEPVGAPDAVGHYGISPRAALIYRLSGDWNPLHLDPGFAAKAGFPRPILHGLASYAVAGVAVSRALGRDPGAVGALACKFSGVVMPGDEVTFEIWKDGDASARFRALVGDRKVLDDGAITWKR
- a CDS encoding NAD(P)H-dependent flavin oxidoreductase; this translates as MNREEIAALKGRLRIPVMAGPMFIASTADLVIAQCKAGIIGSMPALNPRTTEALDADIGRIKAEVGDAPYAINLVAHASNSRLEPDLEVVLRHKVPIVVLALAANPDLVRRLQDNGALVFQDVVRNRHAQKAAQMGVDGIIAVGAGAGGHTGNISPFALVQEIREWWDGLLILSGCIANGRSVLAAEAMGADLAYVGSAFLASEEANTQAGFKQMIVDCAADDILVSDSFTGVKATFLRPSIVENGLDPDNLVRAAGKAINIDGGGDNAKAWKEIWSAGQGIGAVKVAGPAGEWIGTLVDEYAEARRWLADAG
- a CDS encoding putative quinol monooxygenase translates to MHPVFVTLELHFAPGTMETFLTQLPGILEETRRTDGFVAISAHRHHEDADRLILSEQWHSALAYQTYLQSRIVSGLFTDLSKLLVAEPRIDIWQPAHLTVTAPVD